In Candidatus Bathyarchaeota archaeon, the following are encoded in one genomic region:
- the hisB gene encoding imidazoleglycerol-phosphate dehydratase HisB, which yields MRISEVKRETKEVSIKIKLNIDGLGRSKIETGIEFFNHILTNIAKHSLFNLEVNASGDLKHHIAEDVALALGEAIAKALGDKKGIKRFGSAYVVMDDSLARAVLDLGGRAYSHLKIQFNAKKIEDLSVEDVPHFFESLAQASKSNIHLEVLYGKNDHHKVEALAKALALALKEACSKEPRLSSVPSTKGVL from the coding sequence TTGAGAATTAGTGAGGTAAAAAGGGAGACCAAAGAAGTATCTATTAAAATTAAATTAAATATAGATGGCCTGGGTAGATCCAAAATAGAAACTGGAATTGAATTTTTTAATCATATTCTGACAAATATTGCTAAACACTCGTTATTTAATTTAGAAGTTAATGCTTCTGGTGATTTAAAACATCACATCGCTGAAGATGTTGCTTTGGCTTTAGGAGAAGCCATTGCTAAAGCTCTAGGTGATAAAAAAGGGATAAAGAGGTTCGGTTCGGCTTATGTCGTCATGGACGATTCACTAGCCAGAGCTGTTTTAGATTTAGGAGGTAGAGCTTATTCACACCTCAAAATTCAATTTAATGCAAAAAAGATAGAGGATTTAAGTGTTGAAGATGTTCCACATTTTTTTGAGTCGCTTGCACAAGCTTCAAAATCAAATATTCATCTAGAAGTCCTGTATGGTAAAAATGATCATCATAAAGTTGAGGCTTTAGCGAAAGCACTTGCTCTTGCATTAAAAGAAGCTTGTTCAAAAGAACCTAGACTCAGCAGTGTACCGAGTACAAAGGGGGTACTCTAA
- the hisH gene encoding imidazole glycerol phosphate synthase subunit HisH, giving the protein MPKILLINYGVGNLRSGKKGLEKAGAKVEIIDSDKPLPDGDAIVLPGVGAFAEARKNIASQIDKIKDESNSGKSIFGICLGLQLLFTKSYEGAETEGLNLIPGEVIKISNNVKLPQIGWNTIDIVKSSPLLEGVKSNSFMYFVHSYYANPNKNDIAISYTEYGDRFPSIIESRNIFATQFHPEKSGHSGLTILKNFVNMLKR; this is encoded by the coding sequence ATGCCTAAAATTCTTCTCATCAATTATGGTGTTGGTAATTTAAGAAGTGGAAAGAAAGGTCTTGAAAAAGCAGGGGCAAAAGTCGAAATCATAGATAGTGATAAGCCACTACCAGATGGTGATGCGATAGTTCTTCCTGGGGTAGGTGCCTTTGCAGAAGCAAGGAAGAATATAGCTTCTCAAATTGATAAAATTAAAGATGAATCGAATTCTGGAAAATCTATTTTTGGAATCTGTTTAGGATTACAACTCCTATTTACTAAGAGCTATGAAGGGGCAGAAACAGAGGGGCTTAATCTAATTCCTGGAGAAGTTATCAAGATCTCAAATAACGTCAAGTTACCCCAAATAGGATGGAATACAATAGATATAGTCAAGTCAAGCCCTCTGTTAGAGGGGGTTAAGAGTAATTCATTTATGTACTTTGTTCATTCATATTATGCAAATCCTAATAAAAATGACATTGCAATCTCTTACACAGAATATGGTGATAGATTCCCATCAATTATTGAGAGCCGGAATATTTTCGCCACTCAATTCCATCCAGAAAAAAGCGGACACTCTGGTTTAACAATATTGAAGAATTTTGTTAATATGCTCAAAAGGTAG
- the hisA gene encoding 1-(5-phosphoribosyl)-5-[(5-phosphoribosylamino)methylideneamino]imidazole-4-carboxamide isomerase has translation MLIIPAVDLMEGKCVRLIQGDPNKRKIYYNDPLEAAELFLEQGARMIHLVDLDAAMMRGENTEAIKRIIKKVPLKIQVAGGIRGLDKIESILKMGAYRVVLGTVCIKNPEIVEEATKKFGSQKIIAAIDLLGGVPAFHGWKEKSTMDYIDLARSLEQTNIGGIIVTCVDVDGTLSGPSLDEVSKLKKIVNIPIIASGGIKELEDIRRLSQTHVDGIIIGKALYEEKFDLVDALRIAENAF, from the coding sequence ATGTTAATAATACCTGCAGTAGACCTAATGGAAGGAAAATGTGTAAGGCTCATACAAGGAGATCCAAATAAGCGTAAAATATACTATAATGATCCATTAGAAGCGGCTGAACTCTTTCTTGAACAAGGCGCTAGAATGATTCATTTAGTTGATTTAGATGCTGCAATGATGAGGGGAGAGAATACTGAAGCTATCAAGAGAATTATTAAAAAAGTACCGTTGAAGATCCAGGTTGCGGGAGGAATTAGAGGTCTAGATAAAATAGAATCGATTTTGAAAATGGGTGCATACAGGGTCGTGTTGGGTACAGTTTGTATAAAGAATCCAGAAATAGTTGAAGAAGCTACTAAGAAATTTGGGTCTCAAAAGATTATTGCTGCAATAGACCTTTTGGGTGGAGTACCAGCATTTCATGGATGGAAAGAGAAGTCAACCATGGATTATATAGACCTGGCCCGATCTCTGGAGCAAACCAATATAGGCGGTATAATAGTCACATGTGTTGATGTTGATGGAACTTTGAGCGGTCCATCTTTAGATGAAGTATCAAAGCTAAAGAAAATTGTTAATATTCCGATCATAGCATCAGGTGGGATTAAAGAATTAGAAGATATTAGAAGACTTTCCCAAACTCATGTTGATGGAATAATAAT